Genomic segment of Anguilla rostrata isolate EN2019 chromosome 13, ASM1855537v3, whole genome shotgun sequence:
GCTTATTGCTTCCTTTTTTCCTGCTCACCAGCCACCGATAATGCATACGTATGCGTGTCTCTGTTTGTGCAAAGAGGAGGACCGCTCTACCTTCTTTCACGTCTTGAATTATTTCCTCCGGAAGAACAAAACTCTTCTCCAAGTTGGGAAAAGGCAATATTTCAGATTCATCCTGCAGTGAAGAAGCAGATTTGAGTTGTCCCAAGGTAAAACAGAatgacgtttaaaaaaaattaaaaaaattattcataaCTTACCAGAGCTTGCATGTCGTACATGGTAGTGAGATGATCCCAGATCACTTTAGAGGACACTTGTCTTCCAATATTTTGGCAGAATTTATCTCGAATGCAAATCATGTGAAAATGACGATTAACCCCTAATATAGACAGGAAAAAAACCATAGCCACAGTTAAACGGGTACACCTATGTTGCAGTTTAATGCAGTGTACACACCACAAAACAGACTGTCTAACCAAATCTTCTaatgagatttcttttttttctcaagtggAAACTATTATCTTGCCTTAAATTATGGTTTGTTTGAAATTTTCTTACCCCATTGACAAATCATTGAACCGGAcacctcattggcaatatttttgtcttagcaaaaaagtaatagGAATAAGATTATCAGTTTAAATGTAAGACTAAAATACTAATGTGTTTATATGACCGacgtatttttgttttttgcagcgCAATCTCAAGGTGGGGGAGTAATTTGTTAGGCAGCACGAGAAACACCGATCAGACATTaaagttaaaagttaaaattaaaatcgCTTACCGAATAGATATCTTAATAGATGTCAGTTATATGAAAAACTGCGATAGGCAATAGAATATTTACAAACATCTAAATGTGAGGTTAAGACAACAAGCAGCTTATCATTCTGTATGGTTATGCCATGCACGTAGCTACGTACAGAAAGTAAAAAGTTTTCtgaagcaagcacacacactctgaagtGAAGCAAACAGTTTGCGATGATATTAATCGAAATCGTAGAAGACTTTAATGTAGTTATTCAGTATGGGTTTATAAACTTGCTGTCAAAACATCCGGCACATCTAacgttacattttttaaacgaCTTGACGCAGTGACGCCAGAGACGTCACGTTGCTATCGATGTCCCGCACTCAAAAAGGTGAAACGAGCTTGCTAAAGTCAGCTGAGACATGCGTTTGTCAGCCTTTACCTAGAAACTATTGTGCGTAATGTTTTTGTCAAGCGcaaaaaagttttcagtttAACATACCAGTGATCTAAAATAAACTACGGTCTTGTTAGCTAGGCAACTATCTTGCTTGGCTGAAATCGCATGCTTTGTGGGTGGCAGTGTTTGAGCTGTGGGTCTACAGGCCTAAACGTACAAAAACCACGAcgaatttaaattttttttacagtcgtACCTACAGGCTTGTGTCCCAGCATAGCATGGAAAAGGCACACTTCCACCTCTTGGCTCCATGTGACAGAGTCCTCGGCAGGATTAATCCCCGAATCCTCATGTTTCTCTTCTGTGGGAGACGTGTCAGCTTCCCCCATATCTCTTCTGGTAAGAAACGGTAAAcggaggaaagaggaagagttCGTCGTGCAAGAATGACAAAGTACGCCCCCCAACTACAGCCGATGGAACTGCAGTGCGCCTGCAAGAACTTTGTGCACAAGTTGGGCAGacagacatttgtttttgtggagaAAAGAGGCAATTTATTTCGTATATGTAAACTGTATGTTAGTCGGCACATGTGTGTCAAATAACTTGTAAATATTGAAGAATTATTGGTAAATATGTACAATGTTGTGTCGAAATAGATTGCACGACATAtagcaaatgctttttttttttttttttttttttacaaaaaggcaAGAATCTCCGTTTCGTTTCTCTGAGAGTGACTTCAGACGCACGTTAGGCccattgtggggaaaaaacaatggGCAAAATAAAGTAGAACAGATATAAAACCTGTCTAGCCCACCGTCCTCAATCACTGGCTTATCTAAAGAATGCTTTATAacgaaaaaaaaagtacatggCGTTATGTAGGCCTTATGTAagtttaatacatttcttaagaAGATATGCTTAAATTGCCGTATGATTGGATGAAGTCGTGTCAAGAACGATCTATTCAAAAGTTATCTTTCTTTGATTCAGTTGGCTCTCCAACATTCCCTTGATCGTTGGAGAGTGAAATAGCTTTTTACAGGGGAGAAAACCTGCTAGGCGTACGTGTTAATAACAACACcccaaataaaaagaagaacgaatacaaaaaaatacatttaacagtGTTATCTCCCATATCTcccatatatttattttgagtatcactaataataataataatataatatatcatGGCTTAagcaaacatgaaaataaacaaacgaaAGAACAAATAAGAATCAATCATAGcagattttttgtaaaaaaaaaaaaaagtaaatcaaagtTGCAATGCAGAGATACTGAGATACATTACCAATGGTCTTATAGTGCATCTTTCTTGTATTTACAGAAGTGCTAATGTCTCTAACTAACTTAGTGGTGAGACTCTCTTTCTCCTTGCTTACATATGACAGACATTATTTGGATGTGCTGGGCGCTGTCTTCCATTTGAAGGTCGTCTCACATGGACTTTCCTGGGACTGCCTTGGTGGTCCCATGCCATCTGTCGATGTGAGTATCTACTGAATCAATGCATCGCCTTTCACTGTTTATCAAACATGCTACATCTGATAcagaaacatatatttaaaaatatatatatttcagtacaCCACTGGTGTTACTGTATACTGAAATAGAGTTTTCATGTTATTGTAAATGTGGTTATTGAAGCGTTCTTTCCCTGTCTTTGGGTTAGTCGCCAGTTAACAGTGTGTATGTCTGAAGCTGAGGGTGAAGGTTGACTGCTGCTCAAGAAACAAGCTTTACCCTGTTCTTTGCCCCCTACCCTCACCTGGAACTTACCCTCTCCAACCTGCACCTTTCCCTCTTTGTCTTACCCGTCTTATCCCCTCACCTGTTCCTTGTCCCTTACTCCCCCAGAAAGCACACTACATGTGTGCAAAACAGACAAGCAAAAAACATTAATCGCAGACAAACGTTTGCCACACCACAGGCACCTTAACATTTTATTCCCAGATGTTTTATAACAttgaccactagagggcaggcATATTATACCTTTTACTATTTATGCCGAGGGAACAGTTCAGTACCAGTATCCAGTACAGAGATGGTTTTCTCcatttatgttaattaaataattatagaCCTACGCGATGCAGTAGttactggtatttttatttttattctgactTTTTCTTGTCACAGTTAATCATTGTTGGATGGTAACATACTTCTGCGATACAACATTTGCTTGCCATTGCTAGATGCTGTTTTTGATGCAATTCCAGAGCCAATGTTATGTCTCATTATTGCCTTTGCCGTGCGAGAGGCAAAGCATTGGTTTGGGTAGAGCCTTTAGCACTGGTTCAATGTAGTGGTACATCCTATGAACGTTTTGAAGATATATGGGTTAAAACTGGGTTTATTCTTCATTATGCTACAGTGTTAATACAGGGTGCAGTAATGTGGAGTAGTAGTAAGGGAATGAGCTGAAGCTTACTTGTTGGACTCTGTTGTACCTTCTGTAAGGTACTGTACCTTGCCTAGGCAACATCACTAATCAATATTAGTCTGTGCAGAATCTGTGATACATAAGCTATGGAAGTCATCCTTCCTGTGGATGTCTGCTATgcatataaataatgtaatatatcaCACTTGACGTGAAAATGCTTTTCTTTCATCTAGGTTTTACATGCAGTGCCTAAGGGCAGAGAAGACTGCACTCTCAGCTAGCCTGGTACAGTACAGTCCTGTCTTAACCATTGCCTTACAGTTTTTCTAAGTCCCTGTTCAATTTGAAGTAGGATTAGGGGAGCAAACAACATACAATTGCTCAGTTTTATGATGATCAgttttgatgcattttattgaGAGAGAATACAATTtaccgtttaaaaaaatatatcttggGAGTTTTAGATTACCATTGAAAaggttacattcacattcactgtACAGCACGCCCGTGGCCCTTCCATCCTTACCTGGGCTGGTAGCTCAGATCTATGGTCAAATATTTATGGGCaaatgtgaggaaaaaaaaaaacttaaaattaaatttaagtgATATGTTCAAATGAAGTTTCGCAAGCGTAATGTGGGAAGTATTTAGCAGTGTGCTGTCGAATAGGGGCAAGACATTTTTTGACCTGTTAAAAGGTGCATCGGTCCCTCTCCTGTCATAGAGACATTCCACCAGGTGGGAATACAGTACAGATATTAGTGAGTTTTCTGTGGAGTCTTGTGGTTGGTACACAGGTCCCTCCTTTGCTTGATTTGGTAAACATTCAAGAAAAGCCAGAGGCAGTCATTAAAAGACAAGCAATGTAATTACAGCTGGTATGATAGACTGTGCAAAACACTGCCTTCAGCAGTGAGATTTCACCTTGTTCAATAAAAACATGCCCCTGAGGCTTATCCTCAGCCAGGGCCGTTGTCGAATGCTTATTGCTTATGTTTCCAGTTTCCTGCTCAGAGCCTGACTTAGGTAAACGTaagtacagagagagatgggggttgGTGGCAGGATCCATGCAGTATTCACGGAGCGATTGCCTCACCACCACCCAGACAGTGTAGAGAGCAATGCAATATAAATGGACCTAAATgtttcatgagaaaaaaaagtttcaagtAAGCTATATCGAAAACTGCAGCACACTCCACGGCCCTGAAATAACCTGCTCTAACCTACTCTAAACCCACAATCCTTTCCTCATATGGTCATATATGTGCCTTTGTGTCCATTATGACTGAGTACCAGTGATCTGAACTGGAGTAATATGGGGATAATAAAAGCATTCATGTTCAGCCCTTTTTAATTGGATCTTTCAAATCCTGTTTGAActcagtctgtctctgtctgacaACCAAAAAGAGAATAGAGTTCCCGAATGCAGaagtgaaaatataaaaaagacaaaagcagaagtttttactttatttttgttctggCATGAGTCCATATGTAAATCAGTGATCGTATGTTCcgaaattttttttcttctaatttcTTCTAACATCGCACTTCTTAATTTTACCCTGTTCCACTAGTCATAGCATATTTATGCGACGTGCATTCCTACTGCATTCCAAGGTGTCTTATCCGAACAGGAGATTGTTGCACATTAATAAAACCATCAATGTGTTTCTTTGCCTGTGGGAAATGAATTTGAAGTCATATGTGCATCCATTGATAATAAATCACATTCCCAAATGAGGGCCCATAGAAGACTTATTCCCtctgaatttaattttgtttatgtttctaTATTACATTAAGTATATTTTATGCTTGGTGTACTTTTTTTGCTTATACATTATTGAcagctaaaaatgtttttagaacGAAACAGCCACTATGCGTACAGAgttaaatgtccagtgttaattcaactcttaacagactacatatgagtccaatagagGTTATATGGCCTCTGTAAGTTTCTTtatcactgaacattttactgtgtatgtctTGTATAGACATGTGATATAATAAGGTAATGATTTATGCATGCTTCTATGTTCTATGTTAAAAAGCCAGTGCATTGCAGAATGAGTGGGTATGGGGGAAAAAGCATCTAACTTTCACCATTTTATTGAGCTGTGGGTCCTCAGCCACGTGCTGGGCCTTTTAGGGGGTTATTAGACGGAAAGGTCTGGGACCGTTTCTGCTTCTCATTTCCCAGGCCTGGCATTTCCCTGCTGCTGTCGAGCAAGGAACTCGGTCTAGGTTTCCTCGGGAAAGAAATTAAACGGCTGTCCAAATGGAAGGTGCACTAACCAGCCCAGAACAAGGTtgttaaataatgaaacataTCGTGCGGAAAGGCTGTTCCCAGTGGTCGTTGTGGCGAAGGTAAATTTGTCTGAAAACCTGTACCCTAAGTTTACCTCGGGACAGAATAGCATGGAATAGCTTTTAGACTGGAGTGGCTCAACTGCGTCTAGCCATTCTCAGCCAGTGCGTTCCATACAATTAGAGTCTGAGTCATTGGTGGCTGATCAGCTTTGAATAGGAGGCAGAAATCCTGCCCTTAAACCAATCGTCTACATGTATTTTCCTTTAACAATCTGCCAATTATTAATCAAAACGATCCATATTAGTATGCATacctaatgtttttttcaattatagTGTTGTGGTGACATTATTTTTTAGCAACAGTCTCCCATATCCATAGATCGTTGAACATTTTCTCTGTGCTCTCGGTGAATATCGTTGACATAAAGATCCCTTACTCTGTTCTACACAGATTCTACTGTTGAAAGTGACTATGAAAAAGCAGAGCTATTTCTAAAGTTCATTTTCTTGTCATTATTACACATTGCATTCAGAAAAAGTGTGACACATCAGTAACAGATGCACCATGTTGTAAATATTAAGTTCTtcttatttaaatgaacaaataaagaatTTACATTCTCTAATGTGACAAATGGAAGTAGTAAAATGTGAGACAGCAAAACTTTTGGATGCCACACCGGTCGATTATTCAGATAATTAGTACCTGCTTCAGTTGATATTGCTCCTTTATTTCAAGGCCATTAGATGCTGCTGGCCAGAGACTTGAAGCAgtgtactgtgtctgtgtttaccCGAATCTCACAGTCTGTCCATGATGGCTCTTGTTTGCAATACTACTGTCAAGGCTAATTTACACAACTTTCTGAAAGGTGGCATATCGCTGTTTGCAGCTCTTTAATCCAGCGAAGGACCTTAGAGAACAATCCAAATATAACCAGGAGGGATAAATAATTCAGGGTGAACCATGAATAATCCATCAACGGATCAGTCTGGCCGTAACTGTGAGCATTGAGGCCCGTGGACGTGAGCGAGTTGGCTGTTTTGTTTGAAAGTCTGAACTGATTTGGTTATGAGGAGACTAGAGGCTGGCAACTGCAGAACTTTGTTTCTTTTCGAATCTGTCTTGGGCGGAAATATCAATGCATCAAAAAGGGTTTCGTTTGCCAGTCAAAACTAGGAAAAAATATGAGGCACTCTTGATGCGAAGTTAAAAGCCTTTTTTGAAACGTGgcaagaaaaattaaaatgtgctggACCTACATGTTGCCGCCTCGCACGGTCTTCTTCATGGTTCCCTgattgcttccattcagccagaagaacgtgagtgaggtcgggcactgattgggcttTCCTATTGATCCCAAAgttgttggatggggttgaggtcagggcagTGTTCAGACAAGTCAAGTTCTTCCAGACCGATcccaacaaaaccatttctgtatggacctcgctgtgtcatgctgaaacaggaaagtgcCTATtcccaaactgttgattttgcaTTCTAACAGCTGACGGCTGATACCTGGAGAGAACATTCACCACTAGTGCTCCCACTGATATTTAGGGTCTGAAATGTCCTTAGAGTcaacatcacattttttaattattttatgtagaCCACCTATCGCCTTCTTCTTGATTGTGACAGGAAAACATCATGCAAATGgctttttgtgaattatttagagggtgtgcatgtgtggtttgGCATGAGGCCTATTGCTGTGTTTAGTCAACCCAAGGTCCTTAGAAGGGTGCAGGGGTGCTGGAGTGGTACAAAAATTTTATATGGTGCAGTTAGTCAAACATTTTCTGAAGCCAGGGAAGACAtgttaagttgtttttttttctagctgTACATTATTGGATACAGAGGTTTTGCTTCTATTTGGAATATATTGGTATATTGGTATATTTGGAATTTGAAATCTGGAGGAACAGAACCAAACCAAAGGATGAGATAGCAGGGTGAGAAGATGCATGTAATACTGctgttacattttctgaaaagctCTGTACCACTTATGAACACTCACCATCTTGGCTCTGAGGGGACCTATTTTCCATCTGAAATAATGAAACTAAGTAATGGCTACTGGCATCATTCATAATCAACTTACACAACATGCTGCAAAATCCATGCAACAGTAATTAGTAAGCAGTTCAGCTGGTTGGGTACTAttgaaaatgtggaattttgAACATGACCCAATATCTGCCAGTGTCCTCTAACAAAATACTCACAATATTGTTCTTCTGCCAAACTGCTCTTTGCTCGagcacacatacagtgcattcGTGCAtgcacagtcagacagacagacagacagacacacacacacacacacacacacacacacacacacagttgttcACAGCATGATCTAATTGAAACATgaggacaaaaaatatttttacaagaaaaaaataaatgttaatcgCCATATGCTATGCTGTGGCTGTCAGCATGCTCACTAGGCCAGCATGTCTGTTGGGGTAGATGCCAGCTGTCTGTATCTACATGGAGCAGAAGCCTATCTTGTGAGAACTTTTTCCCAGTGattgtcagtttaaaaaaaagtaacaaatcaaaatgtacatttttctaATCCAAAGATTTTACATCTTTCTTGAGTGCAGGGTTTATGTACAGTGCTGTCCATCCTTAACATCCCTAGACAAATAACTTTCTCTTACATTTATCATTGAAGCTTCACTAGATACTCCACTGGTTACTTGGCTTAACAATCAATGCCTGTATTGATAATGCAAAAATTAATGTAAACCTTGTGAAAGTGGTTTATTCATGCACGTTTGTCCCAGCTGGTGGATCGCATAACTTGGTTTAAATTCTTTCTGTCACATTGTTTGCCAATGTCTACCATATCACTTCTGTCACAAGAACGTTTAGTATGGACACAGAATGTGGCATCCTGCAACTATCAAAACGTAATAACCTACTTCAGCTATGTAGCTAAACACTGGGTGCATTCCTCTGCATTTGTGCCAGTGTCTCTGATGCTGTATGTTTTGCTGTCTTTGAAAGACTCTGGGCTTTACCTTATGTTCCTATTTGTTTGTACTTGTACATGGTCTGTGTGTTGTTCAgcctgcatgtctgtgcatgtgtacttgTCTTTGCGTTTGCGTGCactggtgtgtgtctgtgtgtctctgttgaCTGTGAACAGCCCAGGGGTGAAGCCATGTAATTTTTTCCTCCTCATCACCCCAAATGTGTGACAGCTTTCCTCCTGTTCATACAAGAAACCTTCACTTCTTCCACCATTTTAGACTCCCAGTCAGGGTTGGCTGGATAAATGGCCAAAGCCCGGGGTGTACCTGCATGTATACAGGGCCGAACGCCTTTACTGACAGCCACACAGCAGCCTCAGTCTCAGGCTGCTTTCGTACGCGGTTAAAACGGCAAAATCGACCAGGTTACACGATAGtgaccttttgttttattttcctttatgcTTTGGGAGTTCTGACAAATGTGTTTCTAATGGCTTTGCTAAATGAAACACAGAGCGTCAACACAGCCAGAAGAATGGCGTCTAAAAAACCCAGAGAAGGTATTTTTCTCAACAAGACATGACTATTTCAGCGCGGAAAGGACACCGTTTCGATCGGGGCAGGGTCTTCTCCCGGAGCGTACACGTTTTATCAAAAATGTCACGCTGCGGTTACAGATAGCCTGACATTTAGAGCACGCCTGACTAATTGCTGTGACATTTGGAGGTTCGCTCAGAATGACAAACGTTTTGCTAGCTGCTGTAGCAATGGAAATACATTAGTTGCAAGTAAAACATCTGTCATGTAAAGCAAATGCTGGATGGTTTCTTCGCAAGCgctatttttaatttggctttaGCTAGATTAAGCTGGTTGAGGTTACTAAACTAATTGAATTGTTTTCTTCTATTCAAGAATGCCATAATCCCTTCTGAGGTCTCAATTCAGTTGCAGAGCTTACAGTAAGTAAATTATCACACGTACACGGCTCTTCTGCCTTAGGATTGGCGCATGTTTGGCCTTTCATTAGCTGCTGCACTCCACCTTGGTTTCTGACATACAGGCCAATCCCGTGCCTAGTACCCAGCATCAAGTCATTTCTGATGTAGCTCAGATTGGTTTTTTCAGCTCACCGTTAGCAACTTTTGAGTTTTGTAGCATCATTGCTTAAACTGGCTCTTATGTGTAATTGTCTGGCGCCACATAAAGAGTATGATTTATGGTAATGTTGCATTTGCATGTCATTGTTTGACTCTCTGTTCACATTAGTGTGATGTCAGTGCGTTGCTCCTAAGGGTAATTGTCAGACGTTATGTTTTTGCAGTTATGGTTCTGTTTCACCACAGTCTTCAGCTGGATGTGTAAATACAGTCATTCAGACAGTAATAATATTGTAAGAACAGCTCTGAAATGCTGCAGGCTCTGTGCTCTGCCTGTGGTGTCTTTCCTCACCCTGGCAGGGTGTCCGTATTAATGGATATAAACCAGCGGGGCGGAGTAGCCCCACACCACCATCAATACTTAACTCTCCCTGCAGGATGTTGACATATTCCATCTGCAACAGGCAACTTGCACTGATATCCTTCGCTACAGTGCTTATTTAGTGGGATTGTTCAGTTTCTGGATTTTTATTGACATTGTTTCAGTtctagtgtatgtttttgtgtgtgacggTGGACATTTTAAAtcgctgtacaagctgctttggagtcaTATGAAGTGTATTATTCCCAATGCCCCAATACCAGCCATTATAAAGCTAGCAGGTGATcagaaatgtatgtaaatatataaaacactcTTTATCACACACTGATAAAGTACTGATTTGACTTTCGCAAAGTCTTTTTTCAGTGAGATCACGATCTGTGAGTGCTTTTTAACAATacaagttacatttattttacttgattaaggaaaatgtctttattttcctAAAGGTAGAGAATGCAGCAAGCTAAAGACAGAACTGTGTTTAGTAGTTATTTAAAGGCTATGCTGAGGAGGTAAATGCCTTTGTTCCTCCATTCTCCATCGATCAGGTGAATGGATCTTTATGTTGCTCATATGCCATGAATTCAGGCACTGAGAATTAAGAGTTGCCTAAATAAATCTGCAAATTCTGCGGCATTTAAGAAAGTGCTGCACATCTTGTTATGTAAAGGAAACAAATTCTCTCACAAAGATCTACAATAAATGACCATTCCAGGTATAAATATTGGCACAGTAGAAATGACAGTTGCCAGAAATACCCCTAATATAATTACTTGTCATGGAACAGAAAGTCCGATTTCTTGGTAGACACCATCTGCCACCtcttttgaaagcatttgttGAATGTGCCTTTTCTTGAATCTGGATTACAGAAAGGATATTTACATTCATCCTGCTTTTTCACTTCCCTATGTAACCTCTTCAGTGCTATTTAACCTTTTATTTACACCACACCTGTACCAAATGACAGTGGGCCCATACATGATTGAGCTATTTGTATACATTCTGCAtggccatctgacattttatctCTGTGGCAATAGAAAGCTACACCTTTTTGTTAGTCTTCTTCGACTAATTTTCAATCTCTCTTCTCAGTATTAAGtatgttatacatttttttgtattttttaatgttctaaGGAATGGATGAAACCTTCTGAAACAGTTATAAGTAACAGAATTATGCATGGTTAAAAATCTAGTCAACATAGTGTGTAGTTCATCAATTAGCACTAGCATTTACGCTAAGTTCTTATGTTCTTCTCGCTTTCTATTTCAGTATCTGCTTTCTCACTTCTCTCACAAGCTGATCTTGCCAGATCTGTCACGTTCCAAACTTACCCGGGGTAAAGTTGCTCTCTAATTACCTGGTAGGAATAATtactccctctctttgtctgtctcgGCTTCTAGCTTCCTTAGTAATTGCTGTAACAGAGCGGCGTGTCTGTCCAGTGATCTGAGAGGCACCAAGGATGTCACTAATTACTGCAGACAATGCAGTCTAGACTGATACAATTACAAATATGAAGCCTGCAATATGGGTGCCACACT
This window contains:
- the LOC135237120 gene encoding MRG/MORF4L-binding protein-like isoform X2, which codes for MGEADTSPTEEKHEDSGINPAEDSVTWSQEVEVCLFHAMLGHKPVGVNRHFHMICIRDKFCQNIGRQVSSKVIWDHLTTMYDMQALDESEILPFPNLEKSFVLPEEIIQDVKEGKLGQEEEEIEDAGEEGALCASAREGSTSSGNGTDSPPTKEEKVRERAPSESGSKETAEKRKRNRSTEKLLGLNTDPSSPGGAKRRRI
- the LOC135237120 gene encoding MRG/MORF4L-binding protein-like isoform X1 is translated as MGEADTSPTEEKHEDSGINPAEDSVTWSQEVEVCLFHAMLGHKPVGVNRHFHMICIRDKFCQNIGRQVSSKVIWDHLTTMYDMQALDESEILPFPNLEKSFVLPEEIIQDVKEGKLGQEEEEIEDAGEEGALCASAREGEAGNPGNQHACSLIGSTSSGNGTDSPPTKEEKVRERAPSESGSKETAEKRKRNRSTEKLLGLNTDPSSPGGAKRRRI